One window of the Shewanella khirikhana genome contains the following:
- a CDS encoding AAA family ATPase, translating to MTFSLSVLLPSQEALLQRMQHMACYSQQLVVALGEEGAGKSTLLTALVSEQEEYNSALVVCPMHADAAEIRRKILIQLLSEPLFDDEEPLGNTLGRFASALSQPIHILIDDAHLLPLELWAECLLLSQQKCAGRPIAITFASEPAKARALYAELGSVQRGLMAPIDIEPLPLGEREALYYTLISRSDDVPYVPRDIIKTQLEQQAGRPGEVIALLELALAPKTDVAPSRKAMWRVLAVAAVTLLVTAGLWGVISGHPGEVNSTSEPSTTQTATTDARTYAESEGRHQVTGLLSPFGNWRLKPYFANRKQALDAALQAEQEAKAATLAQEQADLALLAEARALAEVETADTLKSASVSAAAAITKSDAPVTQASTKADKSAAAQHTDVDAKPIQAKAADVRTNSDKTRDPKAKGVQVTTQGAVADTKPAADAAKAAAITVATDIQLPKEGYTLQIATVGKRESADVILKRLAKEPNLYLVLYRDKLVILQGNYSNHAEADSQADSLPQRYGGGKPWVRAWKDLGSYQPIEAVSGGEISN from the coding sequence ATGACATTTTCGCTATCGGTACTCTTACCTTCCCAGGAAGCCCTGTTGCAACGCATGCAACACATGGCTTGCTACAGCCAGCAACTGGTGGTGGCGCTGGGCGAGGAGGGGGCCGGTAAGTCCACCTTGCTGACAGCTCTGGTCAGTGAGCAGGAAGAATACAACTCAGCCTTGGTGGTGTGCCCAATGCACGCCGATGCCGCTGAAATCCGCCGTAAAATCCTTATCCAGCTTTTATCTGAGCCTTTGTTTGACGATGAAGAGCCCTTGGGCAATACCCTTGGCCGCTTTGCGTCGGCGTTATCTCAGCCGATCCACATTCTTATTGATGATGCGCACCTATTGCCACTTGAGCTTTGGGCGGAGTGTCTGTTGTTATCGCAGCAAAAATGCGCTGGTCGGCCCATCGCTATCACCTTTGCCTCCGAGCCTGCAAAGGCGCGTGCGCTTTACGCCGAGCTTGGCAGCGTCCAGCGTGGCTTGATGGCACCCATTGATATTGAGCCCCTGCCACTTGGCGAGCGCGAAGCGCTGTACTACACCCTGATAAGCCGCAGCGATGACGTGCCTTACGTGCCGCGGGATATTATTAAAACTCAGCTTGAGCAGCAGGCGGGTAGGCCGGGTGAAGTGATTGCCTTGCTGGAACTGGCGCTGGCGCCCAAAACTGATGTTGCACCCTCCCGTAAAGCTATGTGGCGAGTGCTCGCAGTGGCTGCGGTTACCTTGCTGGTGACTGCGGGGCTTTGGGGCGTAATCAGTGGTCATCCGGGGGAGGTCAATTCCACATCAGAACCCTCAACCACCCAAACAGCCACCACCGATGCCAGAACTTACGCAGAGTCTGAAGGCAGACACCAGGTGACCGGTTTGCTGTCTCCCTTTGGCAACTGGCGACTTAAGCCCTATTTTGCCAATCGAAAACAGGCATTGGATGCCGCGCTGCAAGCCGAGCAAGAAGCAAAGGCTGCGACTTTGGCGCAGGAGCAAGCTGACCTGGCGCTGCTGGCCGAAGCCAGAGCATTGGCGGAAGTCGAAACTGCCGATACCCTAAAATCAGCCAGTGTGAGTGCGGCTGCTGCAATTACCAAATCAGACGCGCCTGTCACGCAGGCAAGCACCAAAGCTGATAAAAGCGCAGCGGCGCAGCATACAGATGTTGACGCTAAGCCGATTCAGGCTAAGGCTGCTGATGTTAGGACGAATAGCGACAAGACCCGCGACCCGAAAGCAAAAGGCGTTCAAGTGACCACGCAGGGTGCAGTGGCCGACACAAAGCCTGCAGCAGATGCCGCGAAAGCTGCGGCCATTACTGTCGCAACCGACATTCAGCTGCCCAAAGAGGGCTACACCCTTCAGATAGCCACCGTTGGCAAACGTGAGTCAGCAGATGTGATCCTCAAGCGTCTTGCTAAAGAGCCCAATCTCTATCTGGTGCTGTACCGCGACAAATTGGTGATTTTGCAGGGCAACTACAGCAATCACGCCGAGGCTGACAGCCAGGCGGATTCCTTGCCGCAACGTTACGGTGGCGGTAAGCCGTGGGTGCGTGCATGGAAGGATTTGGGGAGTTATCAGCCGATTGAAGCGGTATCCGGCGGTGAAATTTCCAATTAA
- the aroB gene encoding 3-dehydroquinate synthase, giving the protein MTQIQVDLANRSYPIHIGPNLFSQGALFAPLVRGKKVLVVTNDTVAPLYLDKITATLSADAAQVEAVILPDGEQYKTLEYLNRIFDALLEGNYARDCLLLALGGGVIGDMTGFAAASYQRGVDFIQVPTTLLSQVDSSVGGKTAVNHPLGKNMIGAFYQPKLVVIDTDCLATLPAREFAAGMAEVIKYGIIWDSEFFSWLEANVDALKALEQNAITEAIARCCQIKADVVSQDETEQGVRALLNLGHTFGHAIEAEMGYGNWLHGEAVAAGMVLAAQTSVTLGLIDKSILCRITALIQAFDLPVQAPESMDFNSFIKHMRRDKKVLGGQLRLVLPLGIGQAEVSSQATDADLAEVIRRP; this is encoded by the coding sequence ATGACACAAATTCAGGTTGATTTGGCAAATCGTAGTTATCCGATCCACATTGGCCCGAATTTGTTTAGTCAGGGAGCATTATTTGCCCCACTGGTGCGTGGCAAAAAGGTACTCGTTGTCACTAACGACACCGTTGCCCCCCTCTATCTGGACAAGATCACCGCTACCCTGTCTGCCGACGCGGCTCAGGTAGAGGCGGTGATCCTGCCGGATGGTGAACAGTACAAAACCCTCGAATATTTAAATCGCATCTTCGATGCGCTGCTCGAAGGGAATTATGCCCGTGATTGTCTTCTGCTGGCTTTGGGTGGCGGCGTTATTGGTGATATGACCGGCTTTGCTGCCGCCAGTTACCAACGTGGCGTTGATTTTATTCAGGTTCCCACTACCTTGCTGTCGCAGGTGGATTCCTCTGTTGGTGGCAAAACTGCCGTCAATCACCCCCTTGGTAAAAACATGATTGGTGCCTTCTATCAGCCTAAGCTGGTTGTGATAGACACCGACTGTTTGGCTACCTTGCCGGCTCGTGAATTTGCCGCCGGTATGGCTGAGGTGATCAAGTACGGCATCATTTGGGACAGCGAGTTTTTCAGCTGGCTCGAAGCCAATGTCGATGCACTCAAGGCGCTTGAGCAAAATGCTATTACCGAGGCCATCGCCCGTTGTTGCCAGATTAAGGCTGACGTAGTGTCTCAGGACGAAACCGAACAGGGCGTCCGGGCACTGCTGAACCTCGGGCACACCTTTGGTCACGCAATCGAAGCAGAAATGGGCTATGGCAACTGGCTGCATGGTGAAGCCGTGGCGGCTGGCATGGTACTTGCTGCACAAACTTCGGTAACACTGGGGCTAATCGATAAGTCAATTCTTTGTCGCATTACTGCGCTGATCCAGGCATTCGATTTGCCCGTCCAGGCTCCGGAGTCCATGGACTTTAACAGCTTTATTAAGCATATGCGGCGAGACAAAAAAGTACTCGGTGGTCAATTGAGGCTGGTTCTGCCTCTTGGTATTGGCCAAGCCGAGGTCAGCAGCCAGGCAACCGATGCCGACCTGGCCGAGGTCATTCGCCGCCCCTGA
- the aroK gene encoding shikimate kinase AroK: protein MAEKRNIFLVGPMGAGKSTIGRHLAQMLHLEFHDSDQEIESRTGADIAWVFDVEGEEGFRRREAQVIADLTEKQGIVLATGGGSVQSKDIRNFLSARGIVVYLETTIDKQVARTQRDKRRPLLQVDDPRSVLETLAESRNPLYEEIADLVVKTDDQSAKVVANQIIEQLGF from the coding sequence ATGGCTGAAAAACGTAATATTTTTCTGGTAGGCCCTATGGGCGCGGGCAAGAGCACAATAGGCCGTCATCTGGCGCAAATGCTGCATCTGGAATTCCACGACTCGGATCAAGAAATTGAAAGCCGTACCGGTGCGGACATCGCTTGGGTGTTTGACGTGGAAGGGGAAGAAGGTTTCCGTCGCCGTGAGGCGCAGGTAATTGCCGATCTGACCGAGAAGCAAGGCATAGTGCTGGCGACTGGTGGTGGCTCTGTTCAAAGCAAAGACATCCGTAACTTCCTGTCTGCCCGTGGCATCGTGGTTTACCTCGAAACTACCATCGACAAGCAGGTAGCCCGTACTCAGCGTGATAAACGCCGCCCACTGTTGCAGGTGGACGACCCTCGCTCAGTACTCGAGACACTGGCAGAAAGCCGTAACCCTCTTTACGAAGAGATTGCGGATCTGGTGGTGAAAACCGACGACCAAAGTGCCAAGGTCGTTGCCAATCAAATCATCGAACAATTGGGGTTCTGA